In the Desulfovibrio psychrotolerans genome, TGCCCGCCCCGAACACCACGTCCATCCATTCGCGGAAGTTGGCGGGCTGCTTCTCCGGTCTTCTGCCGGGGAGCATGGCTTCCACTATCTCCCATTGCACCTCGCGCGGCAGATGGCGCAGGTTGTTCTGGAAGGGATAGGGCACCCAGCGTTCCAGCATGCGCACCATGGCGATGCGCTGGTGCTCCAGATAGGCATCGCCCAGCAGGTCCTCTATGAGCCTGTCGAAATACGCATAGTGCGAAAAGACCACGTGCCCGCCCAGATCCCAGGTAAACCCTGCGGAATCCTTGAAGCTGGCTGCAAGCCCGCCCGTGTAGGCATTTTTTTCCAGCAGCAGCACGCTGGTTTCGCCCAGCTCCCGCAGCCTGTGCCCTGCACCCAGCCCTGTGGGTCCGGCCCCTATGATCAGATATTTGACATGCATGCCGCGCCGCCTCCGGTGTGGAAAAAGTTCTTGTCCCGCCGCAGCCCGCGCCGCACGGGGGTGCCTGCCCTGCTCCGCAACGATGCGCCGTGGCGCTACTCCGGCGGCAGGGAATCCAGCACACTGGCCTTGGCAAGCAAATCCTGTTCCAGCAGCGCAGACTCCGCCCGCATGATGGCCTCTATGCGGTCACGCCCATAGGCGGCGTGCAGCTTGAACTTATTGCCCATGCCGTTACCGTATTGCGCGGCGGACATGCCCACCGCCTTGCCCGTGCGCTTGAGGTGGCGCACCGCAAGGAACCCCGTGTAGGCGCAGTGCCTGCCCTGCACCGCCATGCGCAGGTCGTGCTCCAGATCATCATACTGCGAGGGCGAGTAGAACAGTGAAAAATCTCCGCCCGCCGCAAGGTCCGCCGCGCGGAAGAGGTGGCAGCACCCGGTCACGGACACACAGGGGCGGATGTAGTCGAACCGTCCGGTATCCGACACCTGCGCGTGGATATCCTTTACATTGAAGGGCACGGCAAGGGCGTGGGCAAGGCTGAACGCCGCTTCCACCTCTTCTTCCGTGCCGCTCTTGATGGTCAGATGCAGATCGGCGGACTGCACCACGTGCGGGGCATGCTGGTCCAGAATTTTGCCGCCCCATACGGAAGCCTGCGGGCAGACATGCACCGCGCGCGCCATGTGCCCCAGCCAGTCGGGCGGCAGCATGGCATCGTCATCCAGATAGGCAATAAAATCAGCCTGCGCCATTTCCGGCAGGTTTTTAAGCCAGTTGCGTGCAGCAGGCGCGCCCACGTTCACCGGCAGGTGAATTGCCTGCATGCGCCCGCCCAGCCGGTCCGCCCACGCGGTTATCACGTCACCTGTGCCGTCTGTGCTGCCGTTGTTCAATGCCACGATGCGCCATAGCCCGGAGGCGGAAGGCGCAAGGCATTCCAAGGCGGCGTTCAGGTCGTCCGCCTTGTTCCACGAATACAGCAACGCCGCCACCCGGCCCAGTTGCGCGCCATCCTGCGGCCTGTCGTTTTCCTGCACAGAGTCGTGCAGCCGCATGAGCGCGTTCACGTTCCAGGGGCGCAACACCAGTATGCGACGCCACAGCGTATGCGCCCCCTCACGCTCCCCTGCCTTCCACAGGCAGTGGGCCAGCCTGTCCGCCAGCAGCAACGGCCCACCGGGCACCATGGACAGCAGGGAGTCTGCGGCTTCCCTCTCCGCCAGACAACGGGCCGCAGCCCCGGCGGCATGGTGCGCCTCCGCTTCCTCACTCACAGCGGCTGCGGCGCACAGCCCCACGGCGGTCACGCCTTCCTGCGCCGCGCGGGCAAACAGATGCAGCACCGCATCATGCCGCCCCATGGCGGTGAGCACATGGGTGAGCACCCCCATGCGCAACTGCGCACATTCGACCAGCGGTTCCGGCCAGTGGTCACGCACATGCTCCAGCACCCACGGAAGATCGCCCGACAACTCCCCCACCGCCAGAACCTGCTGCAACCAGTAGGCGTTGGCGGTGTCCTTTGCCCGCTCGCCGTCCAGATAGCTCCGTATCCTGCCGTAATCGGCCTGCTGCGCCAGCCGCTGATAGTATCGCTGGTTCTCCGGCCTGTTGAAACAGGCCGCCAGCCGCAGCAGCGTGGCCTTGGCAGACATGCTCAGCCACGGCATCTGACTGTCCAGCGAGAGCAGCTGGTGGGCAAAATCCCCGTTCAGCGGGTCATCTTCCCACGCTGCCAGCAGCAGGTCGCGCCCCGCCATGAACAGGGTGGCGTCCACCCCCTGCCCGTCGCCGTGCTCTCCGCCCAGTGCCCGCGCGGCAAGCCGCATGCAGCGGAACGACCCCACCGTGCCCGGCAGCAGTGCCGTTCGGAACCATGCGGGCAGCCCGCGCCAATACTGTTGCAACATGCGTAACTCCTGAAGTATGCAACACCCTGAAGATTCTGGAACGGTACCCGGGTACATCCGGTAACACCCGATAACGGGCGGTACACCCGGAAACAGACGGATACAGACGGATACCAGCGGATACGTTTGGACCACCCCCGGCACCACGCAGCCGCCCCGGATGACCGGATACGTTTTCTGATACGTTACAATTCGCCGTTCAGGCAAGGAACGCGGGCGTATTCCCGCACAAGGAGCCACATGAGCAGCATGGACTGGGAGCGACTTCTTTCCACCGCCCGTCTGGGACAGACCAGAAAGACCCCCAAGGAAGGCCGCACGGATTTTAACACCGACCATGACCGCATCGTCTTTTCCTCCGCCTTCCGACGCCTGCAGGACAAGACACAGGTATTTCCGCTGGCGGAGACAGACTACGTGCGCACCCGCCTGACCCACAGTCTGGAGGCTTCCAACATTGGCCGCACCTTGGGCACACTGGCGGGACGCCGCATTCTTGCCCGCCTGCGCGGTGACAACACGAACGAATGCACGGAAGACAGCGGGCACGGCACTGCGGGCAGTCCTTCGCGGCGGCTTGCCGATGGCACTGCCGATGGCGCAGGCGTGAATGCATCCCTTGCAGGCTCTTCGGGTTCCTTTGCGACCGACCGGCATGGCCTGTCCGGTGATAATGGCCCGTCCGGTCATAACGGCCTGCATAGCCTGACAGAAGACGACTTCGGCGCCGTGGTGGCCACCGCAGCGCTGGCGCACGACATGGGCAATCCGCCTTTCGGGCACAGCGGCGAGGACGCTATCCGCGAATGGTTCCTCTCCCACCCTACGGGTCAGGAAATTATCGGCCAGTTACCGGAAGCCTGCCGCGCCGATCTTCTCTACTTTGAGGGCAACGCGCAGGGGTTCCGCATTCTGAACCGGCTGCAGTTTCCGGACCGGGCATACGGGATGCGCCTGACCTGCGCGGTGCTGGGCGCGTTTATGAAGTACCCGTGCGATGCCTCTGTCATGGACAGCGGGCAGAATGCCGGGGGACGGTATACAAAATTCGGCCTGTTCCGGGCGGAGAAGGATAGCTTCGCGCAGGCGGCGGAAGAACTGGGACTGATAGCCCTGCGGCCTGACGGGTCACGTTGTACTGGGCCAGACGGCACCGGACAGACCCCATTGGCCGCATGGGCCCGGCATCCCCTCGCCTACCTCGTGGAGGCAGCCGATGATATCTGCTACTCCATTGCCGACGTGGAGGACGGCTTCCGGCGCGGACGCGTGACGTATGACGAAGTACGCGACCTGCTCTGCCCCCTCATCGCACCGGAAAACAACTGGTGGGAGCGCTCACTGGAAGCCATGCGTCAACCTACCGAGCAGGTGGAATTTCTCCGCGCTGTTGCCATGGGCGGCGTGGTGCGGAGCGCTGTGGACTGCTTTATGGAGCACGAAGACGCTCTGCTGCGCGGCGAACACCTGAAAAAGGGACTTACCCGGCACATGGCGCTGGCGACTCCCTTTGCGCGGCTGGGCGAGGTGAACTACGCCAAGGTCTATCAGGACCCGCAGGTGGTGGAGATAGAGGCTGCCGGCTACGAGGTGATGGACAGATTGCTCACTGCCTTCGGCGGTGCCGTGTTCAGACGTTATAACGGCCGCATGACCACACGGGATACAACCGTTGTCAAACTTTTCCCCGCCATCCGCCATGCGGCACAGGACAGTTTGTACGAACACATGCTGGAAGTTACCGACTTTGTTTCCGGCATGACCGACACCTCTGCCGTAAGCCTGTACAAGAAGCTCTCCGGCATGACGCTGGGCAGGGGGTAGGCTGCGGCTGACGACTCAGGAGACAGCAGTGCCCGAATAGCGTGCGGGTATTTCCCTGTTGTCGGAGGGAGTTCCCTGTACAACAGGAGTGATAGCTCCCGGTTATGCGCATTCACCACGAGTTATCGCTCTTGAAAGATCGCTAACATATCTGGATAAAAGAAAAGCCCCGCTGCGCAAAGGCAACGGGGCTTTGGTCATTCTATCGTGCACTTGGAGAAGGACTATTTTCCCTGCAATCCCAGCCGCTCCGCAATGGCCTTTGCGGCAGCCAGCGTGAATTCGGTGGGAGAAAGGCGGTCTTTGTCCGCCGCATCCAGCAGCAGTTCCGGCCTGTTGGCGAGCGACATATCCGGCACCACGCCGTATTCGGGCGGAAAGGCGTTGCTGAAATACATATCCTGAAACCCGGCAAACTTCATGGCATGGGCGGTGGCATCCAGCACGGCGCTCTGCCCTTCTGCCATAAGCCCCAGCTCCAGCGCGCGTTTGAGGCCAGCAAAGCATTCGCCGCCCTGCGTGCAGGCAATGTGCCCGTGGCGGTTCACCTCTATCATGCCGTCCATGATCTGCTGTTCCGTGACCTGCAACACCTGAAACGCGCCGCGGCCGCCTATGGCCTCGAACTGTTCTGCAAAGTGCCGCACGCGCGGGAAGGACACCGGGTTGCCTATCATGGCTGCCTGCGCCACGGAAGGCGTGACCGTGACCGGCCTGTATTCCCGCTCCGCAGGGTCATCTACGCTGTAATAGCGGTAGACGGGGTCCGCATGGTGCGACTGCACACCGAAGACACGGGGCAACGCGGGGATGATGCCCAGCCTGTGCAGCTTGAGGAACCCGCCCATGACGGCGGTTATGTTGCCCGCGTTGCCAATGGGCACAAACACGCATTTGTCCGCCACATCCCAGTTATACCACTGGGCAATTTCAAAGGCATAGGATTCCTGCCCCAGAATGCGCCAGCTGTTCTTGGAATTCAGCAGGGCCACGCGGTAGTGTTCCGCCAGATGCTCCACCACCTTCATGCAGTCGTCGAACACGCCGGGCACTTCCAGCACGGTGGCACCGGATCCCAGCGGCTGCGAAAGCTGCTGCGGCGTGACCTTGCCGTGGGGCAGCAGCACCACGGACTTGAGGGGCGCGCCCACGTAGGAGGCATACAGCGCGGCAGCGGCAGAGGTATCTCCCGTTGAAGCGCACACGGTGAGCACATCGTCCCATCCGTGCCTGCGCACCAGAGCCTTGAGGTAGGAAAAGGCGCACGCCATGCCCCGGTCTTTGAAGGAGGCGCTGGGGTTCTGCCCGTCATTCTTGTAGGCGAACCGCACCCCCGTCTTTTCCGCCAGATGCGGGCTGGCTTCCACTATGGGGGTGTTGCCCTCTCCGAGGTAGACGATATCCTCTTCTTCCAGCACGGGGGCCATAAGCTCGTAGAAACGGAATATGCCGCGCAGGGCCGTATTGCGCGAAGCGGCCCGCTCATCGAAAATCTGCTGCCACTCATCGCCGGGGGTTTCTGCCAGCCTGTCAAAGGCAAGGTTATCCAGCAGAAACACGCCGCCGCACGTGGGGCAGGTGTACAAAAGTTCATCCACGCCGTGGCGCGAACCGCAGCCAAGGCAGAAATATTCCATGTTTCCCCGGTAGCGGGGAAATACATCTGCGTTTCGCATTATGCCGCTTCCTCATGCTTTTTCTTTTGCCAGGACTTTTCCTCGCCGCGTGCCAGCCGCGCAATGTTTTCGCGGTGGGTCCAGTACACCAGCGCCATTACGCCCAGCGCAAGGGGAATATATGCCCAGCAGCCGGTGATGAGCAGTGCCGCAGGCATAATGGTTACCAGAGTGAGCGAGCCAAGGGAAACGTAGCCCGTGCGCCAGATGACCAGCAGACACACCAGCGCCGAAGCAAGCAGGCTGGAAAACGCCAGCGGGATGAACACGCCGATGGTGGTGGCCACAGCCTTGCCGCCCTTGAAGTCCAGAAACATGGAGTACACATGCCCCAGCAGCGCAGCCAGCGCGACCAGCGAAAGGAACAGCGGGCTGGTGCTTACCAGCATGCCCGCCCACACAGGCACCACGCCCTTGAGCAGGTCCAGCACCAGCGTCAGCATGCCGTAGCGGGTACCGCACAGCCTTGCCACGTTGGTGGCTCCCACGTTGCCGCTGCCGCCGTTGCGCGGGTCCACACCGCAGGCGGCCTTGGCCACCAGCAGGCCGAAGGGAACGGAACCTATCATGTACGCGATGAGGAGCCACAAAAGTATACCCAGCATAACCTCTCCTATTCTTCTTCCATCACATCAAGGATCTGTATCTCGTTTTCCAGCGGATGCACCTTGCCCAGCCGCACGCGCAGCCGCTGGCCGGGATACACCTTGTCGCCGAACGACTTGCGCCTGCCCCGCACGAAAATCTGCTCGCGCGGCAGCGAAACGGTGACGAACATGTCATTATCTTCCGTTACCACGGCGTTCCACCACTCCTTGTCGCCCCGCTGGCGGAAATACAGTAGCTTCCAGTAACGCGGACGGAACCGCTGTATCTGCCCCACGGCATCCAGCCGGGCACCCAGCACGGGCAGCATGGCGGCAAGGGCTTCCCGCGTCCACAAGGGCGCGCCTTCGCGCACATAATGCAGCACCTGCGCCACGTTCATCAGGTCCGGGTAACGGCGCAGCGGAGACGTGACCGGGCTGTACGCCTCTACCCCTATGCCCCGGTGCGGCTTGGGGGCGGGTTCCAGCAAGGCGGAGGAGAGCGACTTGACCACACGGGCAATATCCTGCGGCGCGCTCCAGATACCCGCATACTCCTTGGGCACCGCCACATCCTGCGTGCGGTGCAGCAGGGGCACATCCCGTTCCCGCGCCCACAGCGCAAGACCGGAATTGGCCAGAATCATCATTTCGCTCACCAGCAGCATGGACCGGGGCACTTCTTCCGCGTCGTGGATTTCCACCCGCACGTCAGCCCCTTCGCCGCTGAGCACCACCTTGGGGTCGTTGCGGTCTATAATCACCGCCCCGTTGCGCACCCGGCGGGCGATGAGCACATCTGCAAGCTCCATGGCACAAAGAATCTGTTCCCTGTGCGCAGCAGCGGGCGTTGCTTCCCCGCCTCCGGCGATAACCGCCTCGCAGTCCACATAGGTAAGGTTGCCTGCAAGGCGCACCCACTGCATGGAAGGCGCGCACCGCTTAGTCTCGCCCTCTGCGGAAAGTTCCATATCCAGCACCATGGCAGGGCGCACCTCGCCCCCCATAAGGCTGAAAAAGTCCGTGCCCAGCGCGGTGGGCAGCATATTGCCGTTGCCCTCCGGCAGATACACGCTGGTGGCACGCCGCAGCACTTCGCGGTCCAGCGGTCCTTCAAAGGGCCATTCCAGCGCGGGGCAGGCAATGGCGATGCGCAGACGCCAGCCCCCGTCCTCTCTGCGCGCAATGGCAAAGGCATCGTCAATGTCGCGCGTGGAGGCGGAATCTATGGAAATATACCCGTACCCGTCCGGTTCGCCGCACAGGTCACGCACCTTGCGTTGCAGGGATTCCACCTCTTCCGCGTGGGGTGCTGCCCAAGCCTCTGTGCAGTCGTAGCCTGCGCGGTCCAGCCAGAAATTGTGGTGCGGCGGAACCAGCCCCCACGCCTGCGCCAGCCGCAGCGGCATGTGCGGGTCTTCCGGCAGCCCTTTTGTGAGCAGCTTCCAGACCTGCTCAACATCGTGGTTATCCGGGTCTGCCATGCGCCCGAGGATAACGTCCCTGAACCGCTCCCGCAGTTCGCCTTCCGGCTGCCTGCCCAGCGGTTTGCCGCGTGACGCCGACTCCCACAGGGACTGGAAGAATTCCTGCCCAGCGGTCACCAGCATCTCGCGTTCTTCGCGCTTGCGCTCTTCCACCATGCGCGATTCCACACGCTCTGCGGAATAGATCTCAAAGTCCGGCGGCTGAAACCGGAAGTGTGTCTTGCACGCAAGCAGGGCATGCCCCAGTGCGGCCACATCGTCCACATGAGGCTGTTCCCACAGCAGTTCGGCAAACCACTCCACAGAGGCTTTATCCACCTCGCCCTGCGCCAGTTCCCACAGTTCCAGCGCGGCTATTTCCGCCTCGCGGGCCTCGCGCCGCCTGTGGTGGTCATCCAGAATGTCGCCTATCTGCTGCCGGGAATGCTCGCCGGAATACTGCGGTCCTGCCCACGGCAGGATACGCGCCGTTGCCAGCTTCATTTCCCGCTTGTTCAGGGTGAACAGCCGCAGCTTGCCGGATTGTTCTTCCAGCACCCACGCCACCTGCGCCTTGTTGCCGTGCATGAACTCCACAACGCAGCCGGGACCGGGATACCGGACCAGAGAAGATGCCATACTGCCTGCTTTATGTTCTCCGTACGCTGCGCACATGCTGCCCGTACGGAATGATTACACCCGGATTATTGCCGCCTGAACGGTGCCTGCCGCTGTCCGCCGGACAGGGCATGGGACAACACACGAGGCAGCCCCGCCCCGCCTTTTCCCGCATGTTGCAGAAAACGCAGAGGCACGCGCTTAATGCTTAAAGGACCGCTGGCCCGTAAACACCATGGCCACCTGCGGGCTGGCTTCGTTCACAGCCTGAATCACCTCATGGTCGCGCATGGAGCCGCCGGGCTGGGCAATGGCGGAAACGCCGTGCGCCAGTGCCGCATCCACGCCGTCGCGGAAGGGGAAAAAGCCGTCCGAAACCATGGCCGTTCCTGGCAGACCACCCCTGGCAGCGCGGGTGCGGGCGTCTATGTCCGCAAGGGCTTCTGCCAATGCAGGGTCTGTGGCGGCCTTTTGCTTCATCTCGTACAGCGACAGGTTATGCTCGGTAAAGGCCAGCATGTCCGCATACTTGGTGTAGGCCTTGTGCACGGTCAGTTCCACGCAGCCCACGCGGTCCTGCTCGCCCGTGCCGATGGAAACCGTGGCACCGCCGCGCGCAAAGATAATGGAGTTGGAGGTAACGCCGGACTCCACCGCCCACGCGAAGAGCAGGTCGTCTGCCTCTTCCGGGGTGGGTTTGCGCGCCGCCACCTGCACGCCGTTTTTGTCCGCCGTGGCGGGCAGAAAATCATCTACGGTGAGGATGCGGTTGCGGAACGACTGCTGGATGATGATGCCGCCGTCTGTCAGGCATTTGAAATCAAGGAACGGCTCGCTCACCAGTTCCTCAAGCCGCGCCATGCCGGGAATGTGCAGAATGCGCAGGTTCTTGCGCTTCTTGAGGATATCTACCACGCCCTCTTCAAAATCCGGGGCGGCCACCACCTCAAAATACACGCTGTTCACCAGTTCTGCGGCGGCCTTATCCATGGGCCGGTTCACCACCACCGCGCCGCCGAAGGCGGCAATGCGGTCGCTGCGGTAGGCCTTGTCCAGCGCGTCGGCAACGCCCTTGGCGGACCATGCCGCGCCGCACGGATTGTTGTGCTTGAGAATAAGTGCGGCGGGTTTGGCGGTCAGGTACTGCAGCATGTTTATGCCGTTGTCCACGTCCGTGAGGTTGGTCTTGCCCGGATGCTTGCCCGCCTGAATCATATGCTCTTCGGTCAGGGCGGAAACAAGCCCCTTGCCCGCGCCGCGGAAGCTCACGCCGCCGAGGGTCAGTCCGCCTTCAGCCAGTTCATACAGGGCGGCCGGCTGATCGGGGTTTTCGCCGTAGCGCAGCCCCTTTTCCTCGCCGTCAATGGTCCATACCCGCTTGCGGTACACCAGTTCCCGGTCGCCGAGACGGACGGTCATTTCCGCCGGAAACGGATCGCCGAGAATGGTCTTGTACATATTTTTCAGCCCGTTGGACACGCTGCTCACCTTGTCGCTCATGCGGATTCTCTCCCCTGTGTGAAATATTCTTGCCCACGCAACGGCAAGGCGCAAGAAAGTAGCACACACCCCGCCGACGGGCAATTTTCATTTGAAGCCCTTCGCCGATTGTCGTAGCGTTGAAAAACAGAACGGGGGCGGTGCCAAGCACCCCCCCCGCTCCCGTTGCCAAAACAGCTGAATTACATAATCACATAGCGGCTTCCCGGCGGGAAGCCAGGAGATACGACCATGGAACGCGCACTACGCAAACTCGCCGCCCAGCTCAACGCCTACGACGAAGCGTCTCTCATGAACCTGTGGGAGCACTACGCCAAAGAGGTGGAGCACTTCGAACCCACCAAACGGTGGGAAGAGTCGGCCCTTATCTTTTCGTTCATTCAGGCGGTGCGCTGGAAAAACCAGCTCTTTAACCACCATTGGGCGGAAAATTCCCGTCCGGATGCCACGGGGCTTCCGCCGCAGTCATCCTTTACCCTGCTGGAAGACCTTTCCGCAGGCGGCAAAGTGCGCGATGCGCAGGCATCGCTAGATGACGGCGGGCCAGCCGGAGGGGATGGCGCTCACAAGCGGGCCAAGGTACTCAGCTTCCGGCCGAGAGAGACTGACTAACCCGTGCATGATGTAATAGTAGTAGCGGATGCTTTCCACAAAGGCCACGGCCTCGTACCCTCTGGTGTAGCCGTGCTTGGTCTGTGAGTAGTATTTCTGCCACGCCAGCAGAGGCAGCACCTTTTTCAGTTCGTGCCACGTGCTGCCCGTGCCACCCATGGATTTGGACAGGGCAATGGCATCGTACACGTGGCCCAGCCCCTGATTGTAGCTGGCAAGGGTGAAGAACCAGCGGTCCCACGGTTCCAGTTCCATCGGCTCAAAGGCGTCCCACAGCATCTTCAGATACCGTGCGCCGCCGTCTATGGCCTGCACAGGGTCCAGCCTGTCCACGCCCAGAACGCGCGCCGTGTTCTGGGTAAGCTGCATCAGGCCGCGCACGCCGGTCTTGCTGGTGGCGTCCGCAACAAAGCGCGATTCCTGATAGATGACGGCGGTGAGCAGCAGCGGATCGATGCCGTTTTTGCGCCCGTGCTTCAGGATGGTATCGTGGTAGCGGGGCAGGGCACTCTGCAGGGCGCGGGTTAAGCTCTGCACATCGTAGTAGTCCACATCTTCGGGCAGAAACCCGAAATACTTTTCATGCAGCACGGCAAGCCTGCTGTCGCCTTCCCGTTCTTCCCAGAACCGGGAAAGGTCGGCATGCAGTTCGCTGTTGGCCGAACGCCAGAACCAGCGGTAGCTCACCTCTTTGCCCATGGACCTGGCAGGCTTGACCCCCAGAAAAAACGGCTGCCACAGGCTGTAGCTCCAGTCATCCACCAGAGCGAAACGGGCGCGGTCTTCGTTCAGCGTGTCCAGCACGGGAGAGACGCGCACGCCCTCCACCTTGTCTGTCCACGGTTCACAGTCCAGCCCCTGCCCTTCCTCCTGCAGCGAATCGGTGAGGTAGTGCTGCTCGGTGGTGAGGATGGGGTTTTCGCACATATCCTGCTCATTGCGCAGGGTGTAGCGTTTGGTGCTGTGCACCAGCACGGGACGGGACGTGGCATAGACAGGCCCCGCCACCACCGGGCTTTCCAGCGATTCCGGTTCCACGCCGCCCACGCCGACCACAAGGTCCAC is a window encoding:
- a CDS encoding glycosyltransferase family 2 protein, with protein sequence MLQQYWRGLPAWFRTALLPGTVGSFRCMRLAARALGGEHGDGQGVDATLFMAGRDLLLAAWEDDPLNGDFAHQLLSLDSQMPWLSMSAKATLLRLAACFNRPENQRYYQRLAQQADYGRIRSYLDGERAKDTANAYWLQQVLAVGELSGDLPWVLEHVRDHWPEPLVECAQLRMGVLTHVLTAMGRHDAVLHLFARAAQEGVTAVGLCAAAAVSEEAEAHHAAGAAARCLAEREAADSLLSMVPGGPLLLADRLAHCLWKAGEREGAHTLWRRILVLRPWNVNALMRLHDSVQENDRPQDGAQLGRVAALLYSWNKADDLNAALECLAPSASGLWRIVALNNGSTDGTGDVITAWADRLGGRMQAIHLPVNVGAPAARNWLKNLPEMAQADFIAYLDDDAMLPPDWLGHMARAVHVCPQASVWGGKILDQHAPHVVQSADLHLTIKSGTEEEVEAAFSLAHALAVPFNVKDIHAQVSDTGRFDYIRPCVSVTGCCHLFRAADLAAGGDFSLFYSPSQYDDLEHDLRMAVQGRHCAYTGFLAVRHLKRTGKAVGMSAAQYGNGMGNKFKLHAAYGRDRIEAIMRAESALLEQDLLAKASVLDSLPPE
- the dgt gene encoding dGTP triphosphohydrolase; translation: MSSMDWERLLSTARLGQTRKTPKEGRTDFNTDHDRIVFSSAFRRLQDKTQVFPLAETDYVRTRLTHSLEASNIGRTLGTLAGRRILARLRGDNTNECTEDSGHGTAGSPSRRLADGTADGAGVNASLAGSSGSFATDRHGLSGDNGPSGHNGLHSLTEDDFGAVVATAALAHDMGNPPFGHSGEDAIREWFLSHPTGQEIIGQLPEACRADLLYFEGNAQGFRILNRLQFPDRAYGMRLTCAVLGAFMKYPCDASVMDSGQNAGGRYTKFGLFRAEKDSFAQAAEELGLIALRPDGSRCTGPDGTGQTPLAAWARHPLAYLVEAADDICYSIADVEDGFRRGRVTYDEVRDLLCPLIAPENNWWERSLEAMRQPTEQVEFLRAVAMGGVVRSAVDCFMEHEDALLRGEHLKKGLTRHMALATPFARLGEVNYAKVYQDPQVVEIEAAGYEVMDRLLTAFGGAVFRRYNGRMTTRDTTVVKLFPAIRHAAQDSLYEHMLEVTDFVSGMTDTSAVSLYKKLSGMTLGRG
- the thrC gene encoding threonine synthase, yielding MRNADVFPRYRGNMEYFCLGCGSRHGVDELLYTCPTCGGVFLLDNLAFDRLAETPGDEWQQIFDERAASRNTALRGIFRFYELMAPVLEEEDIVYLGEGNTPIVEASPHLAEKTGVRFAYKNDGQNPSASFKDRGMACAFSYLKALVRRHGWDDVLTVCASTGDTSAAAALYASYVGAPLKSVVLLPHGKVTPQQLSQPLGSGATVLEVPGVFDDCMKVVEHLAEHYRVALLNSKNSWRILGQESYAFEIAQWYNWDVADKCVFVPIGNAGNITAVMGGFLKLHRLGIIPALPRVFGVQSHHADPVYRYYSVDDPAEREYRPVTVTPSVAQAAMIGNPVSFPRVRHFAEQFEAIGGRGAFQVLQVTEQQIMDGMIEVNRHGHIACTQGGECFAGLKRALELGLMAEGQSAVLDATAHAMKFAGFQDMYFSNAFPPEYGVVPDMSLANRPELLLDAADKDRLSPTEFTLAAAKAIAERLGLQGK
- the plsY gene encoding glycerol-3-phosphate 1-O-acyltransferase PlsY — its product is MLGILLWLLIAYMIGSVPFGLLVAKAACGVDPRNGGSGNVGATNVARLCGTRYGMLTLVLDLLKGVVPVWAGMLVSTSPLFLSLVALAALLGHVYSMFLDFKGGKAVATTIGVFIPLAFSSLLASALVCLLVIWRTGYVSLGSLTLVTIMPAALLITGCWAYIPLALGVMALVYWTHRENIARLARGEEKSWQKKKHEEAA
- a CDS encoding ribonuclease catalytic domain-containing protein, with amino-acid sequence MASSLVRYPGPGCVVEFMHGNKAQVAWVLEEQSGKLRLFTLNKREMKLATARILPWAGPQYSGEHSRQQIGDILDDHHRRREAREAEIAALELWELAQGEVDKASVEWFAELLWEQPHVDDVAALGHALLACKTHFRFQPPDFEIYSAERVESRMVEERKREEREMLVTAGQEFFQSLWESASRGKPLGRQPEGELRERFRDVILGRMADPDNHDVEQVWKLLTKGLPEDPHMPLRLAQAWGLVPPHHNFWLDRAGYDCTEAWAAPHAEEVESLQRKVRDLCGEPDGYGYISIDSASTRDIDDAFAIARREDGGWRLRIAIACPALEWPFEGPLDREVLRRATSVYLPEGNGNMLPTALGTDFFSLMGGEVRPAMVLDMELSAEGETKRCAPSMQWVRLAGNLTYVDCEAVIAGGGEATPAAAHREQILCAMELADVLIARRVRNGAVIIDRNDPKVVLSGEGADVRVEIHDAEEVPRSMLLVSEMMILANSGLALWARERDVPLLHRTQDVAVPKEYAGIWSAPQDIARVVKSLSSALLEPAPKPHRGIGVEAYSPVTSPLRRYPDLMNVAQVLHYVREGAPLWTREALAAMLPVLGARLDAVGQIQRFRPRYWKLLYFRQRGDKEWWNAVVTEDNDMFVTVSLPREQIFVRGRRKSFGDKVYPGQRLRVRLGKVHPLENEIQILDVMEEE
- a CDS encoding IMP cyclohydrolase translates to MSDKVSSVSNGLKNMYKTILGDPFPAEMTVRLGDRELVYRKRVWTIDGEEKGLRYGENPDQPAALYELAEGGLTLGGVSFRGAGKGLVSALTEEHMIQAGKHPGKTNLTDVDNGINMLQYLTAKPAALILKHNNPCGAAWSAKGVADALDKAYRSDRIAAFGGAVVVNRPMDKAAAELVNSVYFEVVAAPDFEEGVVDILKKRKNLRILHIPGMARLEELVSEPFLDFKCLTDGGIIIQQSFRNRILTVDDFLPATADKNGVQVAARKPTPEEADDLLFAWAVESGVTSNSIIFARGGATVSIGTGEQDRVGCVELTVHKAYTKYADMLAFTEHNLSLYEMKQKAATDPALAEALADIDARTRAARGGLPGTAMVSDGFFPFRDGVDAALAHGVSAIAQPGGSMRDHEVIQAVNEASPQVAMVFTGQRSFKH
- a CDS encoding transglycosylase SLT domain-containing protein yields the protein MKTRTMIRPREWATLILLIAAQCGLILWEAPRPTHVDGVPLLRVAAPRMERVSTTISPYGPGFEHELLALFAEGRGYLLEMIEVQTPAEAWEALHSGEVDLVVGVGGVEPESLESPVVAGPVYATSRPVLVHSTKRYTLRNEQDMCENPILTTEQHYLTDSLQEEGQGLDCEPWTDKVEGVRVSPVLDTLNEDRARFALVDDWSYSLWQPFFLGVKPARSMGKEVSYRWFWRSANSELHADLSRFWEEREGDSRLAVLHEKYFGFLPEDVDYYDVQSLTRALQSALPRYHDTILKHGRKNGIDPLLLTAVIYQESRFVADATSKTGVRGLMQLTQNTARVLGVDRLDPVQAIDGGARYLKMLWDAFEPMELEPWDRWFFTLASYNQGLGHVYDAIALSKSMGGTGSTWHELKKVLPLLAWQKYYSQTKHGYTRGYEAVAFVESIRYYYYIMHGLVSLSRPEAEYLGPLVSAIPSGWPAVI